The DNA segment GTTCGCGCTCGTATTTGTTGCGCTCCTCGGCCACCATCACGGCGATCTCGTCGAAGGCGTCCTCGCCGCTGGTGCGGCGCACCACGTTGAGCAGGGCGGGGAAGGTGCTGCCGTCGCCGCGGCGGATGTCGAGCTTGACCTCCGAGATGGCGCCCTGCATTGCCAGCATGGGCTGCCAGTGGGTCTGGTGGAAGATCCGGCCGCCCACGGTGAAAAGCTCCTGCAGCTTCTTTTGCCGTACCAGTTCGTGCGGGGGGATGCCGGTCCACTGGCACAGGGTCCGGTTGACCTTGAGGATCAGGCCGGACGTGCTGGTCACCAGCAGCCCGCAGGGCATGCGGTCGAAGAGTTCTTCCGCTTCTACCATCCGATCGAGCCGAGGAATTCGTCCATCACCACGCTGCAGGCGCCGGGTGCGCTGAGGTGCGGGCAGTGCCCTACGTTCTCGATCACCCGCAGCATGCCCCGGGGCAGGTGGCGGAGCATGTAGTCGCCCACGGGGCGCGGCGCGATGATGTCATCGCTGGACTGGATGACCAGCGCCGGCTCCTTCAAACGGTGCAGGTCGGCCCGGTTGTCGGAGAGGAAGGTGACGCGCGCGAATTGCCGGGCGATGTCGGGATCGGTGCGGCAGAAGCTGGCCGTGAGCTCTTCGCCCAGCTCGGGCCGGTCGGGCGCGCCCATGATGGCGGGCGCCATCTGGCTCGCCCAGCCGAGGTAGTTGGAGTCGAGGGTGTCCAGCAGGGAATCGATGTCCTCGCGGGAGAAACCGCCCACGTAGTCGCCGTCGTCGATGTAGCAGGGGGAGGGGCCGACCATGACGTGGCCGGCGATCCTTCCGGGGCGGTGGGTGCCGGCCAGCAGGCCGATCATGGCGCCCACCGAATGCCCCACGAAGACCACGGGGCCCTGCGCGAATTCGTCGATGATCTCCAGCACGTCGTCCGCATAGCCGTGGAGCGAGGCGTATTTGCCGGGATCGTAGGCGCCCAGGTCGGACAGGCCGCTGCCCACCATGTCGAAGGTGATGGTGCGGCAGCGCGCTGCATAGCGCGGTGCCAGCAGCCGCCACATGTTCTGGTCGCAGCCGAAGCCATGGGCGAACACGAGGCATCCGGTGCCCTGGCCCTGGACCTTCACATTGTTTCTGCGCCCGACCGACATGCAAGCTCCTGGTAATGCCCGGGCGATGCCAGCCGCGGTACGACGCAACCATTATGGGACATCTGTCCAGTTGGCGAGGGGGCATGACCAGTGGGGCCGTGGGTGAAACGGCGCGCGCCGTGGAATCCGGCAGAAAAGGGGCCGCACGGGTGCGCGATGGCGGCTTTTTCCGCGGGGTGTTTCGTGCCTGTCCGATCCGCTTCGCGGGCACGGCGCGCGGCGGCGGCCCTGGTCCGTAGATTGGGCTGATCGCAGGCCTCCCCCGAGAACGCGGGAGGCCGTTCCTGCACACCCATCCTTTCCTTGCAGCCATGCCCATTTCATCCCTGCGTAACGCTACCGCGTCACCCACCAACGCCGCTGCAGCGCTGTTGCCCCACGGGGGCGACGACAGCGCGGCCGGAGCGGCGCCCGAAACCCCACATGGCTCCCTGCCGGCCCTGGATGCGGGGTCCCTCCGCAGCCTGCGGCGCGCGAATTCCATGCCGTCGCCGCAGGCCGCGGACGCCCTGTTGCGGGCGTCCCTGCCCACGCG comes from the Paracidovorax avenae ATCC 19860 genome and includes:
- a CDS encoding alpha/beta fold hydrolase; its protein translation is MSVGRRNNVKVQGQGTGCLVFAHGFGCDQNMWRLLAPRYAARCRTITFDMVGSGLSDLGAYDPGKYASLHGYADDVLEIIDEFAQGPVVFVGHSVGAMIGLLAGTHRPGRIAGHVMVGPSPCYIDDGDYVGGFSREDIDSLLDTLDSNYLGWASQMAPAIMGAPDRPELGEELTASFCRTDPDIARQFARVTFLSDNRADLHRLKEPALVIQSSDDIIAPRPVGDYMLRHLPRGMLRVIENVGHCPHLSAPGACSVVMDEFLGSIGW